A region from the bacterium genome encodes:
- a CDS encoding histidine phosphatase family protein, producing the protein MTLYLIRHADAGKRDPYSHDDHLRGLSEDGMRQAVRIADRLGDAGVTRVLSSPFPRCVQTVEPLARRLGVEVESQPVLAEGADGRRTFALMAALASTDAVLCSHGDVIPEVIRLLRITGTVINGERGNAKGSIWTIISDGESLLTAEYAKTPRKPDAVLH; encoded by the coding sequence GTGACCCTCTACCTCATCCGTCACGCCGATGCCGGCAAGCGCGATCCGTACTCACACGATGATCATCTGCGCGGGCTCAGCGAGGACGGCATGCGGCAGGCCGTCCGCATCGCCGACCGCCTCGGCGACGCCGGTGTGACCCGGGTGCTCTCGAGCCCCTTCCCGCGCTGCGTCCAGACCGTGGAGCCGCTGGCTCGCCGCCTGGGGGTGGAAGTGGAATCACAGCCCGTCCTGGCCGAGGGTGCCGACGGGCGCCGCACGTTCGCCCTCATGGCGGCGTTGGCCAGCACCGACGCGGTGCTCTGCAGCCACGGCGACGTGATCCCCGAGGTGATCCGGCTGCTGCGGATCACGGGCACGGTCATCAACGGCGAGCGCGGCAACGCCAAGGGCTCGATCTGGACGATCATCAGCGACGGCGAGTCCCTGCTGACCGCCGAGTACGCCAAGACGCCCCGCAAACCCGACGCCGTCCTGCACTAG